The genomic window TTTGGCCAAAGTCAATTGTCCGGCCGGCTCACTCAAGGAACGAACCTCCGGAACACCTCGGTCGACGGTTACAGCTTGCCAGGAGGATGTAACCGGATCCTGCATCAGTAGTGTAGCCTCATCGGCCGAGGTAGTAGCAGTGGCCTCCTGCAGGACAAAGGTGATTACCTGGTTCAGGTCGGTAGCCCGGTCCAACAACGCCTCCCGCTCGCGAACCGCGCCGCGCAGCGCTGTGCGGGTCTGCTGAAAACCAGCGATGCTTCCGGCCAGGTAGCCGACGATGGCCAGGAAGAGCGTGTAGGAGATGAATTGTAATGCGATGACGCCGAACTCGGGTGTTCCCCAGGCCGCCAGTGTGACGGGCAGGTAGGAAGCGCTGAAGAAACCGACCAGGATCAGCGTGAATCCCCTGTTGCGGCAACCATAGGCAGCCACGATCAAAGGAATCACGGCCAGGAACCGGATCCAGGCCAGCGAGGATGGCCGGAAAACCTGGGCAAGCACCATGATAGCCATGGTGGCTGCCGTTACCGAGGCAAGAATGGCGAAGAAACGGTCGCTCAGCGCCGGTCCCGCCAACTGCTTTGCCTGCCGATTTCCAAATGCGAAGAGGTTATTCATGTCGCAAAGATGAGAATGGCCAGGGTTGCGAAAACGATGCGACAGACCATACCGGGCAACAGGGATCTCTGCCGATAGCGTAGATACGTAGTGAGTAATGCCAGGACAACTGAATAAGCCAGGAACCAGAACACCCCAGATACTCCCTGGAGGTTAAAACTGGGCCACAATCCCAGGTAGACGATCGAATTCAATAGCACGATGCGCAGTCCAGGAACAATGGGATTTCCTGGCTGACTGCCGATCAACAGATCATAGGCCAGGCCGCGAAACAGAATCTCCTCTCCGACAGCCAAGAGTCCGGCCTGGAAACATAGAGTCCAAACCAACAGGGTGAGCATGGCCGCACTGGGTTGCGCAAGCCCCATGGTAAGTCCGGCTGAAAACAAGAGATGCAATCCAAGGGCTGCACCTGCCGCGGCGCCGATCACCAGATTGGCTGGCCACCCCATGGTCGTAAACCCCAGGGCCCGGGTGCGGGTTGGGAACCGCCGGACTAACCAGGCCAGCACCGGCCAGGTGAGCGCGGGAATCATTGCGCTCAGAATAAGGATATTCTGCCCTTCATTGCCGGTTACAGCGGCAGGTGCGGAAATGATGGCAATGAGCATCGCTGCCAATAACAAGCCAAGGATTGGCAGTATGCGTAACAGGGCTGGACCCACTGTCATCTGGGTGCGTAAAAGCGTCCATATGGGCAGAATCCAGAAAGCCAGTGAAAACAGCGCAAAAGGTAGAATCCGGGCCCCGGGCCAGGAGGGGAAGAGAAGGGGAACTGTCAGCGCGACCAGGGACATCAAGGCCACGACGATCTCGATGGCGCGCCAAAGCCGCAGGCGACGCATCGAATTCTCCTGGGTTAGGGTCTGCCAGTCGTGGTGAACCGTGCTCTCAAGCACTGGTTGGGGCATGGGTAACTGCTCTCGGTTTAGGTGGGTTGTAGTGTTAGCCGTTGTTACCAATACCGATATTCCATATTATACCACAATTTGATATCGGTGCACGCAAGGAAAACCGAGTACTATGCGAAACATTTTTTCCGTTTCTCCGTCATCATATCCAGAGCACTGCTGGTCTACCATGGGCTTCGTCATCTTTCCCCAACCTGCTTCCCCATCACCAGATGACCAGCAACCCGGATCAACGAGGCCTATACCATGAATCGAGAAAGAGCGACACTGAATCACCGGCTGTTTCGCACTCTTTGCCCAAGGCATCGGGCCTCGGGGCTGCCCTTTTTACTGTTGCTTTCATTGACGTTTGTCATGATAGCGGGATTGCTGCCGGTTGGCAGTGACGCCCGGTCCCGGTGGCAAATGACGGTGCCGCCGATGCCCGCTGAGCCCCCAGGCGGCGAGACCCTGTTTTGTTACAACGCGATCATCAACCCCAGCTTCGAGCGCACTGAATCCTGGACGATTACCGACACCATGTATTGGGCCAATTACTCCACGGCGCAGGCCTACACGGGCCACCGGTCCATGCGCACCGGTATTCCCCCGGGCGGGCCGGATGTTCGCGCCTATTCCTCGGTCCGTCAGGCGGTCGAGATTCCAGCCGACGCTGTGTCAGCCACATTGAGACTCTGGTATTATCCACTGTCTCAAGAATCCATGATGCAGGAAGGGGGCACGCGGGTTGCATCGATCCAACCTGGGCCAGGCATGCTGGCCGACCGTATGCCCCTGGACAGCGACCGGCAATATGTCTTGCTGCTGGATGCCCGCAATGCCATCATGGAGTTCCTGATGTGGCAGACCTCCAATGCCGGGCAGTGGCTGGCGGAGACCTATGACGTAACCGCCATGGCCGGCATGACGATCAAGCCCCACATCGGTACCTATAACGACGG from Chloroflexota bacterium includes these protein-coding regions:
- a CDS encoding CPBP family glutamic-type intramembrane protease; translated protein: MPQPVLESTVHHDWQTLTQENSMRRLRLWRAIEIVVALMSLVALTVPLLFPSWPGARILPFALFSLAFWILPIWTLLRTQMTVGPALLRILPILGLLLAAMLIAIISAPAAVTGNEGQNILILSAMIPALTWPVLAWLVRRFPTRTRALGFTTMGWPANLVIGAAAGAALGLHLLFSAGLTMGLAQPSAAMLTLLVWTLCFQAGLLAVGEEILFRGLAYDLLIGSQPGNPIVPGLRIVLLNSIVYLGLWPSFNLQGVSGVFWFLAYSVVLALLTTYLRYRQRSLLPGMVCRIVFATLAILIFAT